Proteins from a genomic interval of Procambarus clarkii isolate CNS0578487 chromosome 45, FALCON_Pclarkii_2.0, whole genome shotgun sequence:
- the LOC123769967 gene encoding uncharacterized protein, producing MLGGRASCGGPVSWWCSEVWRCSPKVAPDVISASTLTVQMSDCDQCSSKFSLLKRRRVCGGCGLQFCGSCIKRGMGGTRRCNKCLVLTQWPLDISEVTALRVKDLIYFLHSQHINTAACTEKRDLIELVTRHISIQHRGVDVTSRQGPPGNVGNGTANASEQTNRKHPLNPTDVPGDDGIRVRPSSISPTNTNNMDSIRVRAMDSIRVRPGPSLSPDTDTSDYDPEADLGIRVFATEKRANQPHAAFRTSPMSPEGCSESVEERCSHCPSEDCTTSCCSLDSCHNGASSRPSTCPVNASSQDSFEFINASCDGQLPDTLTVERTVEHVVPGAQFEPFQFHETEESFERIDLLNGTTQESPLEAATNSLPDTHPSAPLLDDLPPASATSSASSSAPPSSASSPEPNKSFVASIIPLADIKSEEDIRRLNVRQCKEILSLHRVNYSGVREKSELFKKIEILWRDYQNSQQDVETLPEELVCKICMDSIIDCVLLECGHMVACTQCGKQMSECPVCRQYVVRVVRTFRA from the exons ATGCTGGGGGGAAGAGCAAGTTGTGGCGGGCCAGTGtcttggtggtgtagtgaagtgTGGAGGTGCTCGCCCAAAGTGGCTCCTGACGTTATATCTGCCTCCACACTAACCGTACAGATGTCCGATTGTGACCAGTGTAGTTCCAAGTTTTCGCTTCTAAAGAGGCGg AGAGTCTGCGGTGGCTGTGGACTTCAGTTCTGTGGATCATGTATCAAACGTggaatgggtggaacacgaaggtGCAACAAATGTCTGGTGCTAACCCAGTGGCCTCTGGATATATCAGAAGTAACTGCACTCCGGGTTAAGGACTTGATATATTTCTTGCACTCGCAGCATATCAATACTGCGGCATGTACAG agaAGCGTGACCTGATTGAGTTAGTGACCCGTCACATAAGCATTCAGCATAGAGGCGTAGATGTTACTAGCAGGCAAGGTCCACCTGGGAATGTTGGCAATGGTACAGCAAATGCATCAGAGCAAACAAATCGCAAACATCCTCTTAATCCCACTGATGTCCCTGGTGATGATGGTATACGTGTGAGGCCTAGTAGCATATCGCCTACCAATACCAATAATATGGATAGCATACGGGTAAGAGCAATGGACAGCATACGAGTTAGACCAGGTCCCTCCCTGTCTCCAGATACAGATACTAGTGATTATGATCCAGAAGCTGACTTGGGTATCAGAGTCTTTGCAACAGAGAAACGGGCAAACCAGCCACACGCAGCCTTTAGAACCTCTCCAATGAGTCCAGAGGGATGTTCAGAAAGTGTAGAAGAACGCTGTTCACACTGCCCAAGTGAAGACTGTACAACTTCATGCTGTAGTCTAGAttcttgtcataatggagcatctAGTAGACCTTCAACATGCCCCGTTAATGCATCAAGTCAGGATAGCTTTGAGTTTATTAATGCCTCCTGTGATGGTCAGCTCCCAGACACTCTCACTGTTGAAAGAACTGTTGAGCATGTAGTTCCTGGTGCTCAATTTGAACCCTTTCAGTTTCATGAAACAGAAGAATCATTTGAGAGGATTGATCTGTTGAATGGCACTACACAAGAGAGTCCCTTGGAAGCGGCAACCAATTCCTTGCCAGATACGCACCCGTCGGCTCCACTACTTGACGATCTTCCACCTGCCAGTGCTACATCTTCGGCCTCATCCTCGGCACCGCCTTCGTCTGCATCTTCACCAGAACCAAACAAATCT TTTGTGGCCAGCATTATACCTCTTGCGGATATCAAGTCGGAAGAAGACATTCGTCGATTAAACGTTCGGCAGTGCAAAGAAATTTTGTCACTGCATCGAGTCAATTATTCAGGAGTGAGAGAAAAGTCTGAGCTTTTCAAAAAAATTGAAATACTCTGGAGAGATTATCAAAACTCTCAGCAAG ATGTAGAGACCCTACCTGAAGAGCTGGTATGCAAAATATGCATGGATAGTATTATTGACTGCGTTCTGCTGGAATGTGGGCATATGGTAGCCTGTACACAATGTGGCAAACAGATGTCGGAGTGCCCAGTTTGTCGCCAGTATGTTGTTCGTGTTGTACGTACCTTCAGGGCATAA